The Bdellovibrionales bacterium genome segment CGCTGTGAAAACTGTTGTAGTGGGAGGAACGTCACCGGCGATAGCGACGAAGGCTAGACCGAATGGAGTTTCTGTGCAGTTTGTAGAAGCTGGGCAATACACGGAAGTATTGAACTGAACAGAAGCCGCACCCGCTGCAACGCCTGGACCTTGATAACCGATGATATTAACTACGCCACCACCAGAGAAACCAACTCGGAAGCGTAAGTTACCGTTGGGGTCGTATCCGATATTTCGGAAATCTCCAAGGTAAGTTCCCCACTCCATTTTGTAGGTTTTCTCAGCAGTATACAATCCCGAGAGAAGTGTTTTTGCTTCGGATTGTCTCGCTTTAGCTTGGAAACGCTGGAAGCTTGGAACTGCAACCGCAGCTAAAATACCAATGATTGCTACCACAATCATCAGCTCGATCAGAGAAAAGCCCTTTGCGTTATTAGTAATTCTTTTCATTATTCCTCCTTATTACGTTCTGGTTTATTTCACCATACAGTTTTAGTTTATTTACCCTCTTACTTCATACTTCCTAATTCAAAATTTAAAAGTTTCACTTCTTCTCATATTTTCATTTCTTCTCAATCTGTCACTCCCTATCGAACCTTTCAGAGAATTTCTTTACCTGAGTCTTGAATATTCTTAAGAGCAAACTCGATGCCGAAAATATGTTTTGTTTTGAATCATCATTTTTTGATTTGAAACAGATTGCTATCCCAATCATAATTCATTTTGAGAATATTCCCTCTGCCCACTTCCTCCGTAAAATCAATATACAGTCCCCAACCCCTTGCAACTCGGGAGTTTTTCAACTGAGTAAAAGTTTATGGCATCTGGCTGACAGGGGGAAGTGACAATATCCGTCAATTTCTTCGGTCAAGTGCCAGACCGATGTCCTGAAATGATGCAAAAACAAGAAGCAGCGCCACGTGCAGCCCGGCTCTAACTCCTCTTTACAAAAGCAGAATTGGACTCATAATAGAACAGGTGGTGCCTTGAGGTATTTTTTAGTATCCCGATTTTCGGAGATCCATTTGGGAGGAACGAAATGCGAATCTGGTCCAAGGTCTTAAGTGGCGTTCGGGCTTTAAGCCCAGCATTGGGGGGAGGCTTGCCTCCAGTTAGAATAGATGGGGGTCCTCTGTTTGCTTCGGAAAACGACACAGGATCTCAAACTGGCACACTGACCAAATCGAAATCTAAAACAAAGGAACCTTCCCTTTATAAGGTTGTTCTCCTCAACGATGACTTCACTCCTATGGACTTTGTGGTTCAGATCTTAAAAAAATTTTTTGGAAAATCTGAGGCTGAAGCTAACAATATCATGTTGCAAGTCCACAATCAGGGAGCTGGAGTTGCGGGGGTTTTTAGCCACGAAATCGCTGAAACAAAAGTTTATTTGGTCCATGAGTTCTCACGCCAGAGCCAACATCCCCTAAAATGCGTTATGGAGAAGACCTAAGAGGAGACTTCTATGATTGATCCAAAACTTGAAAGAGCTCTCAACTATGCGGTTGAGTCGGCTCGCGATGGCTTGTATGAATATGTGACATTAGAACATGTGTTGTTAGCTCTCATCGAAAAAGATGCGGACGCCATTGAGATTCTAGAAGCCTGTGGACTGAATCTAGTGGATCTCTCAAAAAACCTCAAATCCTTCATCATTAATCACTGTCCCAAATTGGAAAGTCCGCCTCATGCTAAAGAGGGAGAGTGGCGGCCTGAACTCACGATGGCCTTTCATCGCCTCCTGCAGCGGGCCGCTATCCAGGTACAGTCCTCAGGAAAGCGCGTAGTGACCAGCGCCAATCTCTTGGTGTCTTTGTTTAATGAGAAAGAGAGCCATGCCCTCTATTATTTGCAGGAGGAAGGACTCACTCATTATTCTTTGGTCAATTACATTTCTCATGGCCGAACATCTCTGCCTCCACCATCCCAAGACAACGATGACCAGAGAGCCATCGATGGCCTCCCTCCCTCTGAGGACAGCGGCCAAAAAAAATCCGCCCTCGAAGCCTTTTGCTCCAATCTCAATGAAAAGGCCAGAGCCGGAAAAACTGACCCACTCGTTGGACGTGAAGATGTCTTGGATCGGGTCATTCAGGTTCTTGCAAGAAGAACGAAGAACAATCCTCTGCTCATCGGAGAAGCTGGAGTTGGAAAGACCGCTATTGCTGATGGGCTCGCGCAAAGAATTGTTGAAAACAAGGTTCCCGATGTTCTAAGTGATTGCGTGATTTATTCCTTAGACTTGGGTTCACTTCTTGCTGGCACTAAATACCGGGGTGATTTTGAAGAGCGACTCAAGGCCGTTGTCGGCGAATTGAAAAAGCAAAATCATGCCATTTTGTTTATTGATGAAATTCATACAGTCATTGGGGCGGGAAGTACATCTGGCGGAACTATGGACGCCTCGAATTTGCTCAAACCAGCACTCACTGATGGCAGTCTCGCCTGTATTGGATCAACAACGTACAAAGAGTATAAAAATCATTTTGAGAAGGACCGGGCGCTCGCGCGCCGTTTTCAAAAAATAGAGGTCAAGGAACCAACGATCGAAGAAGCGATTAAAATTCTAGAGGGTTTACAAAGTCACTACGAAAAGTACCACAATGTTAAATTTGCTAAGGGTGCCATTCGAGTGGCAGTTGAGTTGTCGGCAAAATATATCCAGGGACGCCACTTGCCTGATAAGGCAATTGATATCATTGACGAAGTTGGTGCCTCCGCTCGAATACGTGCCTTAAATAGCGAAACAAGAGTTATTCGGGCCGCTGACATTGAAAGGGTCGTGAGTGCCATGACCCAAATCCCAGTTGAATCCGTTTCTCAAAACGACAAAGAACTCTTGCGCAGTTTAAGACCAAAATTGGAGTCGCTTATTTTCGGGCAAGATAGTGCCATTAAAAAGCTGGTCCTGGCCGTCAAAGTTGCACGTACGGGCCTGAGCAGAGAAGACAAACCAATTGGTTGCTACCTGTTTGCAGGGCCAACGGGAGTTGGCAAGACTGAGGTCGCCAAACAGCTCGCCCAGCACCTGGGAGTCCCATTTCTTCGCTTTGATATGAGCGAATACATGGAAAAGCACACAGTATCAAGATTGGTTGGGGCTCCTCCCGGGTATGTCGGCTATGAAGAAGGTGGACTGCTCACGGATGCTATCACTAAAAACCCCTACTCAGTTCTTTTGATGGATGAAATTGAAAAGGCTCATCCCGATTTGATTAACATTCTTTTACAAGTCATGGACAACGGTAAACTCACGGATTCAAACGGTCGCGTGTCCGATTGTCGTCATGTGACCCTCATTATGACCACCAATGCTGGGGCCTTCGAGGCAAGCAAAGGAGGTTTGGGGATTAACCCAGATCAGGGGAGCGCCCGCTCCATAGAAGCGATCAAAAGGCTCTTTCGTCCTGAATTCCTCAATCGTCTCGATGCAACAGTAGAATTTCGCAATCTTGATAAGCCAATCCTTCTCAAAGTTGTCCGGAAGTTTGTCAATGAACTCGCCGAGCAGCTCAAAAAAAGAAAAATCAAATTAGATGTTTCCGATTCCGCAATAGAGTGGCTATTTAATAAAGGCCATGATCCAGCATATGGAGCCCGACCCTTTGCTCGAATTGTTGATGAGCATCTGAAACGCCCCCTCGTTGACGATATTCTGTTTGGTTCCCTCGAAAAGGGAGGCTCTGTTGTGGCGACCGAAGAAAAGGGTGAGCTCCACTTGGAAAAAAAGGGCCGTTGAGGACTGAGAGATATGTGAACGGGCCCACTTGATTGTTGTTCCAAACTCCAAGGGCGCCTGGCTGAAGCAAATCTCAGGAGTCCAGGATCTTCAAACATGCGTCCGGCAGCAGCGCTCACGTTGTGAGCACTGCACCAAGCCGAACTCGATCCTGAACCCCTGAGATTTACTTCAGCCAGCTCCCTGTGTCTCTTCTTGGACACAACCGAATCACCGAGAGCTTGCGGGCCACTACCAAGGATTCCAACTTCGGGTCGAACATGACATATAATCTTTAAGGCTTCTGGAGGTTTTCGTTGTACACTAGGTTTTGCGGATGTGGCGATTGATATTGACCTCCCCTTGGTCGGCATTCGATTCATGCAAAAATCAATAATCTGTCGTCCATGACAAATGACAGTGGAAGCTTCGAGAAGAAGGATCTTGCTTTTAATGCAGCGGCTGGCCCGCAAGCCCTCGGTGATTCGGTTGTGTCCAAGAGACACAGGGAGCTGGCTGAAGTAAATCTCAGGGGTTCAGGATCGAGTTCGGCTTGGTGCAGTGCTCACAACGTGAGCGCTGCTGCCGGACGCATGTTTGAAGATCCTGGACTCCTGAGATTTGCTTCAGCCAGGCGCCCTTGGAGTTTGGAACAACAATCAAGAATCAAGTGTGGCCCGTTTAGCACGATCCGGATGTGACAATGACCCACACAATAAACATGTGCGTAAGATGGTGAACCATTTGGTCGAACCCCAGACAGTTCCAAAAAGATGGCTTGTCTCGGTCATTAAAGCGCCCGAGGTAACGAGGTCCCGATTTAATGCGGTCCATGAAAAAGTGAACGACAAAATCGACTACACTCAGCCACCACAATCGAGGACAGAGATAAAACACCAAAGACGCTGTCAAAACTGCATGAACCGTGCAATGAACGGTCAAGGGTACGATAAACTCCCAACCGGCTCGAGTCTTTTTGAGCATGTATTCAACTTGCAAAGGAAAATCAGCCAAAAAATGTTTCAGCTGGAAAAATACCAGCAGGAGAAAGCTGAGTTCGAGTTGAGTCCATTTTCCCGAGTCCATTTTTGCCTCTATCGACAATTACTCATCGGAAATCCTTATTTCCCGATTGAATAAAAGATCCCTTTAGGGACTGAAGGCCTGAAGCCGCGATTGACTTAGGTCCAGACTCAGGCCAGATTATATCCTTTATGACCAATAACACCGTCCCCACTCCCACTTCCCCTAAAATAAACACCAAGGAGAATCCTCTCGTCGCTATTTTTTTGACGATTGCCCTCCCGGTTGCTGTGCTCAACCAACTGACCAAAAGGTTCGGCGAGAGCGGTCCCCTCGTTGCTTTGGTTTTGGCCTTGGCCTTCCCAATTGGGTACGCAATTTGGGACTATTTGAATCGCCGCCACAAAAGCTGGATGGCTCTTCTGGGAGTAGTTAATCTCTTACTGACCGGAGGCCTCGCTCTGATAAAGCCCGAAGGAATCTGGTTTGCCGTAAAAGAGGCGGCGTTCCCTTTTGTGCTCGGGGTTGGAGTCCTATTTTCGGCCTTTACCGAAAAGCCTCTGATGAAAATAATGACTTATAATTTGCCTGTGCTTGATATCAAACTTATTGATGAGCGCCTTCGAGAGCTCGGAACAGAAAGCCACTTCATGGCACATCTGCGACGGTCGACTCAATATTTTGCTTTGTCTTTTTTTATCAGTAGTTTTTTAAATTTTATTCTGGCCTTTCGAATATTTGTCTCAATTGATCCAAAGCTATCGGATCTTGAACAAAGCACAATTCTCAATGACCAAATAGCTCGGATGACCTGGATGGGCTTCGTCGTTATCGCTTTGCCTCTCATGGGTTTTTCAATGCTGGTCATGTGGCATTTGATACGAGGGATAAAGCGCCTTACAGGCCTGACTTTCACGCAAATTTTGCCGAACGAACAGCCACCGCCTCACCCTTAGATTTCAAAAAAAATCTCTAACGCAAGTCCTCAATAGGATCAGAAAGGCCTACGTCCTCATTTTCTGGAACAAGATTGGCAGATTCGCGAATTTTTTCCAAACTCCTACGCCTTCTCACATAGGCTTGGCGCGCGACATCCTCCAGACGCTCTTTGTCCTTTTGCATCTTCAAATACTCGGGCTCAAAATCTTCCGGAGGAGACTTCTTTCCCTGGAGAATCTTATACTCGCGTCGAAACTCTTCATATTTTCCATCTTCTACCAATCGTTTTTGACGATACTCATCTGCTGAATCAAGCAAATCACTCAACTGCCGCTTTCTGTTTTCACGATGGATATAAAAGTCCTTGAAACGCTCGTTGAGATCTCGTACCTTTACATCGAACTCAGCCTTGTCTAATTCAGGCCGATTGTTCTGAGCGATCGCTGGCAGAACAAAGTTTGAAACCAAAAGAAACAGAGTTGTTATTCCTGATACGATTGTTATTGTCATACCCCTGATTTTGCCCGAATGTACCCGAAAAGGAAAATTTTCAAGGGTTTCCTCTCGACCTAAATCGAGAGTGGACCTATGTTATCATTTTCAAAGAAAGCAGGAGTCCATGGAGTACCTATTTGAAGTCGGCGTTTTCGCTGCAAAGATCGCTGTCATCGTCGCAGGCTTTCTCGTTGTCATTATTGGCATCGCCCTATTGGTTTCTCGAAAGCAACAAGAACAGAGGGAACATCTAGATATCTACAATTTGGGGGAGAAACTAACCGGTTACGCCAATCTTCTAAAGATGTCCATTTTTACTAAAAAGGAATGGAAGGAAGAACTCAAGCGACAAAAGGAGGATTTAAAATCAAAGTCAAAAAATGAAAAGACCGAGAAAAAAGCTCGTGTTTTCGTACTCGAGTTTGACGGAGATATGAAAGCTGATCAAGTGGATCGGCTACGCCAGGAAGTCTCTATTCTTATCTTGGCTATGAACCAAAATGACGAAGTCATTGTGAAGATTGAAAGCCCGGGGGGTATGGTTCACGGATACGGATTGGCTGCGGCACAGCTGATGAGATTCCGTCAGAAATCAATACCTTTGACTGTTTGTGTGGATAAAGTTGCTGCGAGCGGAGGCTACCTCATGGCTTGCACCGGAGATCGCATCCTGGCCGCCCCGTTTGCTATTGTCGGATCCATTGGCGTAGTGGCACAGGTGCCTAATTTTAATCGCTTTCTAAAAAAACACAATGTTGACTACGAAGAAATCACTGCCGGAGAATACAAGCGCACGATCAGCATGTTAGGGGAAATAACCGACAAGGGTCGACGCAAATTCACAGAGCAGATCGAAGACACGCATCTTCTCTTCAAAGAATTCGTTCACAAATGTCGCCCCCAGCTCAATCTTGCAACTGTAGCAACCGGCGAGCACTGGTTTGGCGAAAGAGCGCTCAGCCTTGGTTTAATAGATGAAATCAAAACGAGCGACGAACTTGTAATGGAAAAAATGAAGGAAAAGGATATTTTTTATTTGGAAATGAAGGAGAAAAAAACTCTTGGTGATAAGCTCTCCAAAGCTTTTGGGCAAACAGCCCGTCTGATTCGCGATCAACTCCTTAGGATTTTTAACTACAGTACCTGAAAAAAGCAGTAGGTCAGATAGATTGGTCTTGTTATTTTTTGCCATCAGTCCCACTCTGATTTTTCTGACCTTGATCTCCCGTGACGTCCAACTTCTTGTTCGCCGTGTCTTCTGGAACAATTCTGCGAGCCGTCTCCATCACTTTTTTTCCGAGGGATTTAAATTTTTCTACGCCCTGCTCAGATATCTCTTTCACCAACAGCTCGCTGGAGCGTATGAATTCTACTGTATCCGGCTTCTTCAGCTCCGGACGACGCTCGCTCAACAATTGCAACATGGCTGCACTTGGCCGAACTTGAACATAATCCAAGGAGCCCGCAACCTCCCAGCGCATTTTCTTAATCTTCGGAAAATCGACGACAATATCTCCAGTCAATCTGCGAGAGTCATCCCATTTTCCGTTTGAAGAAAGCACAATCTTGCCAGGTGCACTGGCCCTAACCTTCTCCCAACTTCCGCTGTTCCGAGAAAGCTGCATTTTTCCGCTCACATCCGAGAGCCCAACGCCGTCATCAAAGTTCAATTCATCCAGAAATAAAGGCCTAAAAGCCTGATAAAATCGTTCATCCGCTGGGAAACTGATTTTCTTTGCCCTGACCAGCGATGAAAATGAATTGTTAACAAAATCTGTTTTCATCTTTATGCCCTGAAGTCTCCAGCCACTACCTTTGATCTCAGCTATGCCTACATCACCTCTCCAAAATGATACATCCCCATTTTCAACACGAGCTTGACCAAAGGCCGATAGGCGGCTTATTTCACCACCCACCATTAAATTCTGAATCGATTTGTTGAATTCCAAACGATCAATGGCCATCTGAATTGCACCACTTCGAAAGTCACGATCCACATTAAATGTCAATTGCCCTTTGAAATCTCCACCCTCCAATTGCATGTCAAAAAGGTTTCCCGATATCCTCTCCTTTTTTAGAATCAGCTCCCCCTTTAAACTCTTGACAGGCTGCTTGCCCCGCACACCTCGATTTGAAAAGGACAGTTCAAGATCTCGGATCTCGCCAGAAAATTTCACCTCCTGAGAAGACTCGTAAATCAATTGACCGTCGAGAAGCCCAAAACGACTGAAAATCCCGCTGGGCCCAGTTCTTTGAAGAGCCTCAAGGGTTTTTTGAAGGTCAAGATCCTTCAGGTCTATCCGAAGTGGATCAAACATCGGAGTTCTCCAAGGGTACCAGGATCCCTCCAAAATATTGACAGAACCCATATCTCCTCTCATGAAGCAGGATTCTAATCGCAAAGGCTTGGTTTCTAAATCGAGAATTTCTCCTGAATAGGCCAAATGACAATTCAACCATAGGTACTTTGGCTGAATATCTTCACTGATGAAGCGACGATCCTTGAAAAAATTTAAAACAGGATTCAAAGGAATCTGCTTTTGATCAAGAGAGATCTGAGTCGTCAAAGAAAGCCAATCAACTTCAGCATTCCAGCGTAGGAGTCCCTCTTTATAGTTCCCCGAAATCTCAACCTGACTCAGGTCAGGGGCTAAAAAAATATGAAATGCCAGGGGCCGAGTTACAGGCCCTGCAGCATTACTGCTGACGGTTCCTGCATCAATGACGATTCCTCCCGATGCCTGTAAACCTTGGCGCTTACCCAGGTTCTTCCACGCAAAATGCGCGTTCTGAACAATCACCGTCCACTCACTACCTCTGCCATCAATAAACTCCAATCGCGGGACTGAAATAGAATCAAGAACGGATACAACTTGTTCTTCCCACTTCTGCAAACCCTGAGCGTATTTTTGAGCGACAACTTTGATAGAAACTGGATCCAAAGGGAAGTTCTTTGAAGATGAATCTACAAGTGAAAAAAACGACTTTTTCTTCGCCAGCTCTCCAACTGAAGACACCATCCTATCTCCAGGTTCGCTACCTTTCTCGGCTACTTGCCCTATTTCGCCCATTTGGTCTGCTTGGTTATTGCTCTGACTGCTTCTCTTGCCAGCCCCTTGGTCAAGAATATTTTGAGAGTCGAGTGGATCATATTCTTTTTGCGAGAAACAATTCCCTGGCAAATATTTAAGCTGGCTGTTTCCGAAATTCAGACTGGAAAAGTGCACTTTCTTGCTGATCAGAGCAGCGGGAGACAAAGGGATTCGAACATATTCAGATCTGAACTCTGACAAAGACTGACAGGCATCAGAGCTTTGTACTGAGACTTCATCAATAACAAGGCCTAACCAGGGCAACCAAGACCGTGAAAATTCGATCCGCGCCTTAGAAAACTCAATTCGAACAGGCAAGTCAGCACTATCCAGGGACTCTTCAATCCAATAGCGGATTTGCGCCGGACTCAATATTGTCTTCAGCAAAAATGCCACAACAAAAGCAAATGTTAAACCAACTGAGAAGAGAAGCCAACCACTACGAAATCCCACCAAGGGGAACTGCGACCCGCTATCTGAGCGAGAAAGGTGTCTTGCCAAATTTCACGCTCCAAGACTGAAAGGCTGATAAATGCACTGCCACATTTTCCAGAAAGCTGGGGATAAATCAAATATACCTGAAGTTGACCACTTCATACTCACGTTCCCCTTTTGGGCTCTTGAGTTCAATTAAGTCACCTGTTCGCTTCCCAATCATTGATCGCGAAAGCGGAGAAAATACGGAAATTTTACCTGCCTTTACGTCAGCCTCATCTTCACCGACAATTTGGTAGGTAACCTCTTCCTCAGATTCAAGGTCACGAAGCACAACAGTCGTCCCAAAGACAATGCGATCAGCTTTTATGGATGTTGGTTCAACCACTTCTGCCGCCACCAGCTTTCCTTGAATTTCCGAAATTCGTGCCTCAATAAAGGCCTGGCGCTCCTTGGCCGCGTCATAATCCGCATTTTCGCTCAAATCACCATTTCCACGAGCCTCTTCTATTGCCCGAATAACACTGGGTCTCTCGACCTGAAGAAGACGTTTAAGTTCCGTTTCAAGTTTATTCTTACCCGCAAAGGTCATGGGCTGTTTATCAGTCGCCATTTCCACTCCCGTCAAAAGGTGATCCAAAAGGGGGCCATTATATTTAATTCTGCGGGGCAAACAATAGCAAAAGAGAAGAAAATCTTAAGGGAATGTAAATAGTTTAGATATCCTAAGGATTATGAGAGATCCCCTCAATCTAAATTCGTGAGGATTCATTCTCAAAGGCCTTTTAGAACACTTGAGAGGGAATTTTTGAAATTTTTTACCATACTCTCATTGGATGGCGGAAATTTGCTGCGACAGGACTTTGATCAGGTTTATGACACTTCCGATCAATAAAACAAAATAAATAAATAGGATCACTGCAACGGTTTCTAACTGGCCAGAGGGCGGGCCTTTTCATAGACTGAGCATTCGGAGCGAAAAACTCTTTAGTCACATCGATCATAACTCCGAAGAGAATGAAGAAAATGGGTATCAGAGGGAGGCCTATATCTTAACCCCACGTCTAAATAATTTAAATGTCGATAGTCTGGTGAGAAAAATCCAATCAGTGAAGTCAGTCGTTCTCACCACCCACAAGCAATGTGACGGCGATGGACTAGGGGCCATGCTTGGTCTTTTTCATGCCCTCCGCAAAAGTGGGCACAAGGTTCGAGTTCTGGCGGTCGATAGAGTTCCAACTAAATATGCCTTTCTTGAGCCCGATCGCTACTTAGAGGTTTACTCAGAAAATCATCGCCCGCTCGAAAACACAGAACTCGCCCTCATCTTTGACACCAATGACCGTCGCTTGGTTGAGCCGCTGTACAAAGAATTAGAAGCCAAGTGCAAGGAAATTCTCTTCGTTGATCATCATCCTGTTCTGAATAAAGGCCCAGAACCAACGCCGGGCTCCTTTATCGATACTCGAGCCGCGAGTTCCGGAGAGATCTCTTACTTCATCGTAAAGGGCCTGGGTGTTCGCCTCGATGAAAAAATCGCACGTTGCCTCTATACAAGTATCGCCTTTGATACTCAATTGTTCCGCTACGTGAAAAGCTCACCCACTTCACATCTGATCTGTGCGGACCTTCTTGAATACGAACGCAATCCTGAAGAAATCCATCAATATCTTTTTTCCACACATTCAGTTGGAAAAGTTGCCTTCCTTTCAAAGATGTTGGCCAAAATTGAGTTCTTTGGAAACGCACGTTTGGCCGTCTTAAAACTCGCTAGTCAGGATCTCATTGATCATGATCTCGAAATGGACGACTCGCGCGACATCATAGACATGATCATGAATATCAACTCTCTCCAAGCGGCAGCACTGTTTCGCGAGG includes the following:
- the clpS gene encoding ATP-dependent Clp protease adapter ClpS, producing the protein MRIWSKVLSGVRALSPALGGGLPPVRIDGGPLFASENDTGSQTGTLTKSKSKTKEPSLYKVVLLNDDFTPMDFVVQILKKFFGKSEAEANNIMLQVHNQGAGVAGVFSHEIAETKVYLVHEFSRQSQHPLKCVMEKT
- a CDS encoding DHH family phosphoesterase translates to MKSVVLTTHKQCDGDGLGAMLGLFHALRKSGHKVRVLAVDRVPTKYAFLEPDRYLEVYSENHRPLENTELALIFDTNDRRLVEPLYKELEAKCKEILFVDHHPVLNKGPEPTPGSFIDTRAASSGEISYFIVKGLGVRLDEKIARCLYTSIAFDTQLFRYVKSSPTSHLICADLLEYERNPEEIHQYLFSTHSVGKVAFLSKMLAKIEFFGNARLAVLKLASQDLIDHDLEMDDSRDIIDMIMNINSLQAAALFREESSGVYKLSLRSKGKIEILGVAEGFQGGGHLYAAGALLMGQYEDLKIEVVDQILHRLALPDPSKSRS
- a CDS encoding DUF3307 domain-containing protein, which codes for MDSGKWTQLELSFLLLVFFQLKHFLADFPLQVEYMLKKTRAGWEFIVPLTVHCTVHAVLTASLVFYLCPRLWWLSVVDFVVHFFMDRIKSGPRYLGRFNDRDKPSFWNCLGFDQMVHHLTHMFIVWVIVTSGSC
- the greA gene encoding transcription elongation factor GreA; this translates as MATDKQPMTFAGKNKLETELKRLLQVERPSVIRAIEEARGNGDLSENADYDAAKERQAFIEARISEIQGKLVAAEVVEPTSIKADRIVFGTTVVLRDLESEEEVTYQIVGEDEADVKAGKISVFSPLSRSMIGKRTGDLIELKSPKGEREYEVVNFRYI
- a CDS encoding prepilin-type N-terminal cleavage/methylation domain-containing protein, giving the protein MKRITNNAKGFSLIELMIVVAIIGILAAVAVPSFQRFQAKARQSEAKTLLSGLYTAEKTYKMEWGTYLGDFRNIGYDPNGNLRFRVGFSGGGVVNIIGYQGPGVAAGAASVQFNTSVYCPASTNCTETPFGLAFVAIAGDVPPTTTVFTAIASGDIDGDDAIRDTWSMAEDKTLLNSIVDL
- the sohB gene encoding protease SohB: MEYLFEVGVFAAKIAVIVAGFLVVIIGIALLVSRKQQEQREHLDIYNLGEKLTGYANLLKMSIFTKKEWKEELKRQKEDLKSKSKNEKTEKKARVFVLEFDGDMKADQVDRLRQEVSILILAMNQNDEVIVKIESPGGMVHGYGLAAAQLMRFRQKSIPLTVCVDKVAASGGYLMACTGDRILAAPFAIVGSIGVVAQVPNFNRFLKKHNVDYEEITAGEYKRTISMLGEITDKGRRKFTEQIEDTHLLFKEFVHKCRPQLNLATVATGEHWFGERALSLGLIDEIKTSDELVMEKMKEKDIFYLEMKEKKTLGDKLSKAFGQTARLIRDQLLRIFNYST
- the clpA gene encoding ATP-dependent Clp protease ATP-binding subunit ClpA, with translation MIDPKLERALNYAVESARDGLYEYVTLEHVLLALIEKDADAIEILEACGLNLVDLSKNLKSFIINHCPKLESPPHAKEGEWRPELTMAFHRLLQRAAIQVQSSGKRVVTSANLLVSLFNEKESHALYYLQEEGLTHYSLVNYISHGRTSLPPPSQDNDDQRAIDGLPPSEDSGQKKSALEAFCSNLNEKARAGKTDPLVGREDVLDRVIQVLARRTKNNPLLIGEAGVGKTAIADGLAQRIVENKVPDVLSDCVIYSLDLGSLLAGTKYRGDFEERLKAVVGELKKQNHAILFIDEIHTVIGAGSTSGGTMDASNLLKPALTDGSLACIGSTTYKEYKNHFEKDRALARRFQKIEVKEPTIEEAIKILEGLQSHYEKYHNVKFAKGAIRVAVELSAKYIQGRHLPDKAIDIIDEVGASARIRALNSETRVIRAADIERVVSAMTQIPVESVSQNDKELLRSLRPKLESLIFGQDSAIKKLVLAVKVARTGLSREDKPIGCYLFAGPTGVGKTEVAKQLAQHLGVPFLRFDMSEYMEKHTVSRLVGAPPGYVGYEEGGLLTDAITKNPYSVLLMDEIEKAHPDLINILLQVMDNGKLTDSNGRVSDCRHVTLIMTTNAGAFEASKGGLGINPDQGSARSIEAIKRLFRPEFLNRLDATVEFRNLDKPILLKVVRKFVNELAEQLKKRKIKLDVSDSAIEWLFNKGHDPAYGARPFARIVDEHLKRPLVDDILFGSLEKGGSVVATEEKGELHLEKKGR